One region of Candidatus Omnitrophota bacterium genomic DNA includes:
- a CDS encoding AAA family ATPase encodes MIAVNGKGGTGKTTISALFIDALISQKKGALLAIDADPNSCLADSLGINSPQTIVGICEEVSRNMDKIPSGMTKDRFIEMKVQEALVENRDFDMLVMGRPEGPGCYCYVNSLLRNIIDKISSNYDFVVIDNAAGMEHISRRTMRGMSSLVVVSDYSIAGVRSAKKIYDLAKELGIKIGNAFLVINKVAGPIENIADEIKATGLAVAGTVPHEQALIDWNISNRPVFELDSAAVKNTITGILRKITEVKNADRITEGKI; translated from the coding sequence GTGATCGCTGTCAATGGAAAAGGCGGGACAGGAAAGACTACTATATCCGCGTTATTTATCGACGCGCTTATATCGCAAAAGAAGGGCGCGCTTCTTGCCATAGACGCGGACCCGAATTCATGTCTGGCGGACTCGCTCGGGATAAATAGCCCTCAGACGATAGTAGGTATTTGCGAGGAGGTTTCCAGGAACATGGACAAGATACCTTCCGGCATGACCAAAGACCGTTTTATAGAGATGAAGGTCCAGGAGGCGCTCGTCGAAAATAGGGATTTTGACATGCTCGTGATGGGCCGTCCGGAGGGGCCGGGATGTTATTGTTACGTAAACAGCCTTCTGAGAAATATAATCGACAAAATAAGCTCCAATTATGATTTCGTTGTAATAGATAATGCGGCAGGCATGGAGCATATATCGAGGCGAACTATGAGAGGGATGAGCTCGCTCGTCGTGGTCAGCGACTATTCGATAGCCGGCGTCAGGTCGGCGAAAAAGATATATGACCTGGCAAAGGAACTCGGCATAAAGATCGGGAACGCTTTCCTGGTGATAAATAAGGTCGCGGGACCTATCGAGAATATAGCCGATGAGATCAAGGCGACGGGCCTGGCCGTAGCGGGCACAGTGCCGCATGAACAGGCCCTGATAGATTGGAATATCTCTAACCGGCCGGTGTTCGAATTGGACAGCGCGGCGGTTAAAAATACGATAACGGGAATATTGAGAAAAATAACAGAGGTTAAAAATGCCGATAGAATTACTGAAGGAAAAATATAG